In one window of Methanolobus mangrovi DNA:
- a CDS encoding HNH endonuclease, whose translation MEKQAYATYVKRNKKGKKPPMACCICGEDHSATIENHHVEGKSNSDWTEPLCKNCHAKITAEQNRLSPKERSSESSLQNKRAFGIISIGALLKEIGQHLINLGMGMTVDV comes from the coding sequence ATGGAAAAACAAGCATATGCAACCTACGTTAAGAGAAACAAGAAGGGAAAAAAGCCACCAATGGCATGTTGCATTTGTGGAGAAGATCACTCTGCAACCATTGAAAACCATCATGTTGAAGGAAAGAGTAATTCGGATTGGACAGAGCCCCTTTGTAAGAACTGTCATGCAAAGATAACTGCCGAACAGAACAGGCTTAGCCCTAAAGAAAGATCAAGTGAATCTTCCTTGCAAAACAAAAGGGCCTTTGGTATCATTTCAATTGGTGCTTTACTGAAGGAGATTGGACAGCATTTAATCAATCTTGGTATGGGGATGACTGTCGATGTCTAA